A single Eubalaena glacialis isolate mEubGla1 chromosome 18, mEubGla1.1.hap2.+ XY, whole genome shotgun sequence DNA region contains:
- the LOC133078462 gene encoding spermatogenesis-associated protein 2-like protein, with product MSWPRPPGPDEDALETLLDDLISYYLDRAGEGRLGVCRQAALTCRAQRLLVTGVPPQLYLPEDVAPDLGTTHSQGAPSSAQHICHKLGRALEFLELISVNLLLFPWRKEIRSLKTYTGNFVYWVRPVLSEHTLQTILGRLGYMATSEAEFSLVQAISKEDTKQMVFEIFLTRVMCEAVLGTSGRQLLGPGRQKVDRPHCRPSSERGLLKTHKGLKEAQSSPGPSAGARTERALAESPDGQRSLPVAFSLPEISIAPSSPLTGPPVSLGPQRRTSTRSDSEEFLTCYSDLVLRQTPLFPRDHPLSSLKGKQLQSPGLGPSPPPEEATAPAGSSSEQPLVPSAAPESKGVTFPGQLCLVPGPQLSENSLDPKPEAQLELAAPGTEAAPPSASSEMDELCEYLAHLLRPPTPAGHPGGSPGPGVEENGQSEPLMRPEPAGEGGSPDGRITQFWRSPQAPSHVQEPPSAHYVPLEGLEVPGATRGYYTSDS from the exons ATGAGCTGGCCCCGACCCCCAGGCCCAGACGAGGATGCTCTTGAGACCCTCCTGGATGACCTCATCAGCTACTACCTGGACAGAGCAGGGGAGGGCCGGCTCGGGGTCTGCAGGCAAGCAGCTCTCACCTGCAGGGCCCAGCGGCTGCTGGTCACAGGGGTCCCTCCTCAGCTCTATCTGCCTGAGGATGTGGCCCCTGATCTGGGGACCACTCACTCCCAGGGggctcccagctctgcccagcaCATCTGCCACAAACTGGGGCGGGCACTGGAGTTCCTAGAGCTGATCTCCGTCAACCTACTCCTGTTTCCCTGGAGGAAGGAAATCAGGTCCCTGAAG ACATACACAGGGAACTTTGTCTACTGGGTGCGGCCTGTGCTTTCTGAACACACACTGCAGACCATTCTGGGCAGGCTGGGCTACATGGCCACATCCGAGGCCGAGTTTTCACTGGTCCAGGCCATCAGCAAGGAGGACACCAAGCAGATGGTGTTTGAGATCTTCCTGACGAGAGTCATGTGTGAGGCCGTTCTCGGAACCTCGGGCAGGCAGCTCCTCGGGCCGGGCAGACAGAAAGTGGACAGGCCCCACTGCAGGCCAAGCTCAGAGAGAGGGCTGCTGAAGACCCACAAGGGCCTGAAGGAGGCCCAGTCAAGCCCAGGCCCCTCAGCAGGGGCGAGGACTGAGAGGGCCCTGGCTGAAAGCCCTGATGGTCAGCGCTCTCTGCCAGTGGCCTTTAGCCTGCCTGAGATCTCAATagcccccagcagccccctcACTGGCCCCCCGGTCTCCTTGGGGCCCCAGCGCCGTACCAGCACACGCTCGGACAGTGAGGAGTTCCTGACCTGCTACAGCGACCTTGTGCTGCGCCAGACACCCTTGTTCCCCAGGGACCATCCCCTGAGCAGCCTGAAGGGAAAACAACTCCAGAGCCCAGGCCTGGGGCCCAGCCCACCTCCAGAGGAGGCAACTGCCCCCGCAGGTAGCAGCAGCGAGCAGCCCCTGGTCCCCAGCGCAGCTCCTGAGAGCAAAGGGGTCACCTTTCCCGGCCAGCTCTGCCTGGTGCCAGGCCCCCAGTTGTCAGAGAATTCCTTGGACCCAAAGCCAGAAGCACAGCTGGAGTTGGCCGCCCCTGGTACAGAAGCTGCACCTCCAAGTGCTTCCTCTGAGATGGATGAGCTCTGTGAGTACCTCGCCCACCTCCTCAGACCCCCAACTCCAGCAGGCCACCCTGGGGGCTCCCCTGGCCCAGGGGTTGAGGAGAATGGACAATCAGAGCCTCTCATGAGGCCAGAGCCAGCCGGTGAGGGTGGCAGCCCAGATGGTAGAATCACTCAGTTCTGGAGGTCTCCTCAGGCCCCCTCTCATGTACAAGAGCCCCCCAGTGCTCATTACGTCCCCCTGGAGGGGCTGGAGGTGCCAGGTGCCACACGAGGATACTACACGAGCGACAGCTGA